The Solanum lycopersicum chromosome 9, SLM_r2.1 genome window below encodes:
- the LOC101254942 gene encoding uncharacterized protein produces MGENDSESSESAKPKNVSENSDGGDELTGLEEDSSKMVSGFDSSCDISGKSLDFPLLEGVEGGVEGLYMYKNVFNLIPKAIGALGKVKILKFFGNEVNLFPTGELRNLVELESLQVKVSFPGMSGLDLQKLKNLKELELCKVPSRPSAFPLLRDIAGLKRLTKLSVCHFSIRYLPPEIACLTKLECLDLSFNKIKNLPVEITHLNTLLSLKVANNKLIEVPPGLSSLQRLESLDFSNNRLISLENLDLLSMYNLQSLNLQHNKLLRCCSIPSWVCCNLEGNFIDLSKDDTTSSSSEMDVLESYEQETSENTQNGVSIKLSGHLCGTSPSHRCFRPRKSKKWKRQYYMQQRARQERLNNSRKCVACKPSKLINDSLVEASSSIVDDDTHDKELITEEAECKGSLASGIDEHIRLKEDNYIRRSSCVASDSIETCIDIRNCKTCDASVGSVSDAADVVEGSSSSEVSNSPPKSKRHLDGVIDNPKPCKTRRPTDHSELSCKYSMMSFCGIDDYLPDGFYDAGRDRPFMSLRSYEQKLHLDSREVILVDRQRDEMLDAIALRAQALIFHFNQIDGLFKDREHVAVDNLQIASLLALLVSDHFGGSDKSSIVQKARKNVSGSNYSKPFVCTCPTGNDDTTSMVTKESPSILDDILFLNLCEKALHSIKSRQNSVVVPIGSLQFGVCRHRALLMKYLCDRIEPRISCELVRGYLDFSPHAWNVIVVKRGESWVRMIVDACHPLDIREETDPEYFCRYIPLNRINVPVVPDASPGQVSSFPSLTGADKIHKAPSSTLVQCKLGSLETLAKVRTLEMSKSTADEIKNFEFNCIGEVRVLGVLNSSCIVKYYGHQISSRWVASSDGSSESRTLQSAILMEHIKGGSLKKHVDKLSNAGEKHLPIELSVFIARDVASALTELHSRHIIHRDIKSENILIDLDKKRADGTPTVKLCDFDMAIPLRSYLHTCCIAHVGIPPPDVCVGTPRWMAPEVFQAMNKRNIYGLGADIWSFGCVLLELLTLQLPYSESSELDIHHSLQAGKRPQLTEELEAMATSKTELEDLAKSCSSSDLDKKQSESRILRFLVSIYRWCTEKDPNDRPTAENLYNLLLSCADSLSSQQSQEDS; encoded by the exons ATGGGTGAAAACGATTCAGAAAGCTCTGAAAGTGCCAAACCCAAGAATGTATCTGAAAATTCCGACGGAGGTGATGAATTGACGGGTTTAGAGGAAGATTCGAGCAAGATGGTTTCTGGGTTTGATTCAAGTTGTGATATTTCGGGGAAAAGTTTGGATTTTCCATTGTTGGAAGGTGTAGAAGGTGGGGTTGAgggtttgtatatgtataagaaTGTATTTAATTTGATTCCTAAGGCAATTGGTGCACTTGGGAAGGTTAagatacttaaattttttgGGAATGAGGTTAATTTGTTTCCAACTGGAGAGTTAAGGAATTTGGTTGAACTAGAGAGTTTGCAAGTGAAGGTATCATTTCCTGGGATGAGTGGACTGGATTTGCAGAAGTTGAAGAATTTGAAAGAATTGGAGCTATGTAAAGTTCCCTCTAGACCTTCAGCTTTCCCACTTTTAAGAGATATTGCTGGTCTTAAGCGCCTGACTAAGCTCTCTGTCTGTCATTTCTCTATCAG ATATTTACCTCCTGAAATAGCCTGCCTCACTAAATTGGAGTGCCTTGATCTTTCATTCAATAAGATAAAGAATTTACCTGTTGAGATAACTCATCTTAACACCTTACTGTCACTGAAGGTTGCTAATAATAAACTGATTGAAGTACCTCCGGGGTTGTCTTCTCTGCAAAGATTAGAGAGTTTGGACTTTTCTAACAATAGATTAATATCCTTGGAGAATCTTGATCTCCTTTCAATGTATAATCTGCAGAGTCTTAATCTTCAG CACAATAAGCTTCTTAGGTGTTGTTCGATTCCTTCATGGGTATGCTGCAATTTGGAGGGGAATTTCATAGATTTGTCCAAGGATGACACCACCAGTTCGTCTTCAGAAATGGACGTGCTTGAAAGTTATGAACAGGAAACTTCTGAGAATACCCAAAATG GAGTTTCTATCAAATTGTCGGGTCATTTATGTGGCACGTCACCTAGTCATCGATGTTTTCGGcctcgaaaatccaagaaatggaAGAGGCAGTATTATATGCAACAGAGGGCTCGTCAAGAACGATTAAACAACAGCAGGAAATGTGTTGCCTGCAAACCTTCTAAGCTAATTAATGATTCTCTGGTGGAGGCCTCATCAAGCATAGTTGATGACGATACACATGATAAAGAACTGATTACTGAAGAAGCTGAGTGCAAAGGCTCTTTAGCTAGTGGTATTGATGAACATATCAGATTAAAGGAGGACAATTATATAAGAAGATCTTCATGTGTTGCTTCTGACTCCATTGAAACATGCATAGATATTCGGAATTGTAAAACATGTGATGCTTCAGTAGGTTCTGTTTCTGATGCTGCTGATGTGGTTGAGGGAAGTTCGTCTTCTGAGGTGTCCAATAGTCCTCCAAAATCGAAAAGGCACCTGGATGGGGTCATTGATAATCCAAAACCATGCAAAACCCGCAGACCAACAGATCATTCAGAGTTATCCTGCAAATACAGCATGATGTCTTTCTGTGGTATTGATGATTATTTACCAGATGGCTTTTATGATGCTGGGCGAGATCGTCCATTTATGTCGCTGAGGAGTTATGAGCAGAAATTGCATCTTGATTCACGGGAAGTTATTTTAGTTGATAG GCAAAGAGATGAAATGCTGGATGCCATTGCTCTACGTGCTCAAGCTTTAATCTTTCATTTTAATCAGATAGATGGTCTTTTTAAAGATAGAGAACATGTTGCTGTAGACAACTTGCAAATTGCATCACTGCTTGCACTTTTAGTGTCGGATCATTTTGGTGGAAGTGACAAAAGTAGTATTGTACAGAAGGCAAGGAAAAATGTATCTGGGTCGAACTATAGCAAGCCTTTTGTCTGCACATGCCCTACTGGAAATGACGACACTACCAGCATGGTCACAAAAGAGAGTCCTAGCATCTTAGACGATATACTTTTCCTTAATCTTTGTGAGAAAGCACTTCACTCAATAAAATCAAGGCAAAATTCTGTTGTTGTTCCTATTGGGAGTTTGCAGTTTGGTGTGTGTAGGCATAGGGCCTTGCTTATGAAG TACCTGTGTGACCGAATAGAACCTCGAATATCTTGTGAGCTTGTTAGGGGTTATTTGGATTTTTCACCGCATGCGTGGAATGTGATCGTGGTAAAGAGGGGTGAATCATGGGTTCGAATGATAGTTGATGCGTGTCATCCCCTTGATATCAGAGAAGAGACAGATCCAGAATACTTTTGCAG GTATATTCCACTGAATCGGATAAATGTTCCTGTTGTGCCAGATGCTAGTCCTGGTCAAGTTAGTTCTTTTCCTTCTCTAACCGGTGCTGATAAAATTCATAAAGCTCCCTCCTCAACCCTCGTCCAGTGTAAATTGGGATCCCTTGAGACTCTAGCAAAG GTGCGAACTCTAGAGATGTCCAAGTCCACGGCGGATGAGATTAAGAATTTTGAGTTTAACTGTATTGGAGAAGTTAGGGTGTTGGGTGTCTTAAACAGTTCATGCATCGTCAAATATTATGGTCATCAAATATCTTCAAGATGGGTTGCTTCATCAGATGGCAGTTCAGAAAGTCGTACATTGCAGTCTGCCATTTTGATGGAGCATATTAAGGGGGGTTCACTAAAG AAACATGTAGATAAGCTATCTAATGCTGGTGAGAAGCATCTTCCAATTGAGCTGTCGGTATTTATTGCCCGCGATGTAGCAAGTGCATTGACCGAGCTGCATTCTAGGCATATCATACATCGTGATATAAAAAGTGAAAACATCCTCATAGATCTGGATAAGAAGAGAGCTGATGGTACCCCTACAGTAAAGCTATGCGACTTTGATATGGCAATACCCCTTCGTTCATACTTACATACTTGCTGCATTGCCCATGTTGGAATTCCTCCACCAGATGTTTGTGTTGGTACACCTCGTTGGATGGCTCCTGAGGTCTTTCAGGCGATGAATAAGCGCAATATCTATGGGTTG GGTGCTGATATTTGGTCGTTTGGGTGCGTCCTTCTGGAATTGTTAACACTGCAACTTCCTTACTCAGAGTCATCCGAGTTAgatatccaccattctcttcaG GCGGGTAAACGGCCACAATTAACCGAAGAACTAGAGGCAATGGCTACGTCCAAAACAGAGCTAGAGGATCTAGCAAAGTCTTGTTCTAGCTCAGACCTTGACAAGAAACAATCTGAATCTCGTATCCTGAGATTTCTTGTTTCTATTTATCGTTGGTGTACTGAGAAGGATCCAAACGACCGTCCCACAGCAGAGAACCTCTACAACCTCTTACTTTCCTGTGCTGATTCCCTCTCTTCACAACAAAGTCAAGAAGATTCATGA